One genomic window of Polyangium aurulentum includes the following:
- a CDS encoding S41 family peptidase — protein sequence MHSTSSRRSRAAALGALSIALLSGCVIIDPTPTPPAGTPPGGPPKDPPAEDACKDLAPIPATAPAELCPRVAPGRGGARSVAVDLSAAHAGLRFFGAVAKYSTVDQALIPVLAAPEALAKPDLAPYAAALPGVACTSPAATAPELPPAKVEVSGNVAIIRPGTGAVSLPANVKAVAVDLRDLPEVPELRAALEAAVSPALAAPVDRPSRKVRHHDGMTDEVMNPDNAYSDRIVEKAQPPILATGGSDLPIALLTGPALAPEAAELAATLRLANRAWIVGTDVPVSIAEMRWQGVGTTGLAYRDEDLVDAVGRLPDVVPADRSMAHPQCIAADLLAMGAPAPIARGPADRQAVEALDPFNDGQPSDSSLGAGRAALVVFHGATRTFYPYFKVVGDTIDERLQETLASLGDAPTRAEVVRALRRFGNALSDGHNFLYDIESQPGGYMPVYIEDIDGEPVVRRTNAVGIDAGDTITSIGGVPAADWYEKELAYVSAATDGYRFDLATRRYTSGLTAPLELGLRAPDGTTRTIQFQPQTAADNKALGNAPTLRPHGPLTDMGAPDLYYINMSSAVLKKLDAFNVALTEAAGAKGLVVDMRGYPGVNHYEVVSRLLQQSFISPVFGVPWAEPDESFIHEEIYPLDPLDNPSYAGPIVLLVGHKSVSAAENFAIMLVSADRVKVMGRRSAGTNGNITGVMLPGGFAMTYTGMEVLFGDKSQFHGIGIAPDTETTLSAQAFKDGIDPELVEAVTFLSQP from the coding sequence ATGCACTCGACCTCCTCGCGGCGCTCGCGCGCCGCCGCGCTCGGCGCGCTCTCCATCGCCCTCCTCTCGGGCTGCGTGATCATCGATCCCACGCCCACCCCTCCGGCGGGCACGCCGCCTGGCGGACCGCCGAAGGATCCGCCGGCCGAGGACGCCTGCAAAGATCTCGCCCCCATTCCTGCGACAGCGCCCGCGGAGCTCTGCCCCCGCGTGGCCCCGGGACGCGGCGGCGCGCGGTCCGTCGCAGTCGACCTCTCCGCGGCCCACGCCGGGCTGCGATTCTTCGGCGCCGTCGCCAAATACTCGACCGTCGATCAGGCCCTCATTCCCGTGCTCGCGGCGCCCGAGGCGCTCGCAAAGCCCGATCTCGCCCCTTATGCCGCGGCGCTACCCGGCGTCGCTTGCACGAGCCCCGCGGCGACCGCGCCCGAGCTGCCCCCCGCGAAGGTCGAGGTATCGGGCAACGTCGCGATCATTCGCCCCGGCACGGGCGCAGTGAGCCTTCCTGCGAACGTGAAGGCCGTCGCCGTCGATCTTCGCGACCTGCCGGAGGTCCCCGAATTGCGCGCCGCCCTCGAGGCCGCGGTGTCGCCCGCGCTCGCGGCGCCGGTCGACCGGCCCTCGCGCAAGGTCCGGCACCACGACGGAATGACCGACGAGGTCATGAATCCCGACAACGCCTACAGCGACAGGATCGTCGAAAAGGCACAGCCCCCGATCCTGGCGACGGGCGGGAGCGATCTGCCGATCGCGCTGCTCACGGGCCCCGCGCTCGCGCCCGAGGCGGCCGAGCTCGCGGCGACGCTCAGGCTCGCGAACCGGGCGTGGATCGTCGGCACGGACGTGCCCGTCTCGATTGCCGAGATGCGCTGGCAGGGCGTGGGCACGACGGGCCTCGCATACCGCGACGAGGATCTCGTCGACGCAGTCGGGCGCCTGCCCGACGTGGTGCCGGCGGATCGGTCGATGGCGCACCCGCAATGCATTGCGGCCGATCTGCTCGCGATGGGCGCCCCCGCCCCGATCGCGCGCGGCCCCGCGGACAGGCAGGCCGTCGAGGCGCTCGATCCCTTCAATGACGGGCAGCCCTCGGACTCGAGCCTCGGCGCAGGCCGCGCCGCGCTGGTGGTCTTTCACGGCGCGACGCGCACGTTCTACCCCTATTTCAAGGTCGTCGGCGACACGATCGACGAGCGGCTGCAAGAGACGCTCGCCTCGCTTGGAGACGCGCCCACCCGCGCGGAGGTGGTCCGGGCGCTCCGCCGCTTCGGCAATGCGCTCAGCGACGGGCACAACTTTCTTTACGACATCGAGAGCCAGCCCGGCGGCTACATGCCCGTCTACATCGAGGACATCGACGGCGAGCCCGTGGTTCGACGCACGAATGCGGTTGGAATCGACGCGGGCGACACGATCACCTCGATCGGCGGCGTCCCCGCGGCCGACTGGTACGAAAAGGAGCTCGCCTACGTCTCGGCGGCGACGGACGGCTATCGCTTCGACCTCGCCACGCGGCGCTACACGAGCGGCCTGACGGCCCCCCTCGAGCTCGGCCTGCGCGCGCCCGACGGCACGACGCGCACGATCCAGTTCCAGCCGCAGACGGCGGCAGACAACAAGGCCCTCGGGAACGCGCCGACCCTCCGGCCCCACGGGCCGCTGACGGACATGGGCGCGCCGGATCTCTATTACATCAACATGTCGAGCGCCGTGCTCAAGAAGCTCGACGCCTTCAACGTCGCGCTCACCGAGGCCGCGGGCGCCAAGGGGCTCGTCGTCGACATGCGCGGCTATCCCGGCGTCAACCATTACGAGGTGGTGAGCCGGCTCCTGCAGCAATCGTTCATTTCGCCCGTCTTCGGCGTGCCCTGGGCCGAGCCGGACGAGAGCTTCATCCACGAGGAGATCTACCCGCTCGATCCGCTCGACAATCCCTCGTACGCCGGGCCGATCGTGCTGCTCGTCGGGCACAAGTCGGTCTCCGCGGCCGAAAATTTCGCGATCATGCTGGTCAGCGCCGACCGCGTGAAGGTCATGGGACGCAGAAGCGCGGGCACCAACGGCAACATCACGGGCGTCATGCTCCCCGGCGGATTCGCGATGACCTACACGGGCATGGAGGTGCTCTTCGGCGACAAGAGCCAGTTCCACGGCATCGGCATCGCGCCCGATACCGAGACCACGCTCTCTGCACAGGCCTTCAAGGACGGGATCGATCCCGAGCTGGTCGAGGCCGTGACGTTCCTGTCGCAGCCGTGA
- a CDS encoding GNAT family N-acetyltransferase codes for MLNREEKIALIERALREKIPRDPFTRRVVSEGWVQTITPGVRSEPQNRVLLSVLAPSEVKKRIASTLETYRALGLPFHWVVSPASRPFDLGERLQAAGFEVSHRAAGMIAEVSALHSVAMSSPVTHEIVTRSNVEDWVHVQSVGWGATPEGTERMREATQWILAKRDERVVDLVFRLNGALYGGCSVEFYGDSAFLLSAVVLPEHRGRGLMRPALAAILQLCRERGVSHVTTHALRNTSAPMLARLGFEDVCNLLYYTYMGERASA; via the coding sequence ATGCTCAACCGCGAGGAAAAGATTGCGCTCATCGAACGGGCTCTGCGCGAGAAGATCCCGCGCGATCCGTTCACCCGCCGCGTCGTGTCCGAGGGCTGGGTGCAGACGATCACGCCCGGCGTGCGATCGGAGCCCCAGAACCGGGTCCTGCTCTCGGTGCTCGCCCCCTCCGAGGTGAAGAAGCGCATCGCCTCGACGCTCGAGACCTACCGCGCGCTCGGCTTGCCGTTCCACTGGGTGGTGAGCCCCGCGTCGCGCCCCTTCGATCTCGGCGAGAGGCTGCAGGCGGCGGGGTTCGAGGTCTCGCACCGCGCGGCCGGCATGATTGCCGAGGTGAGCGCGCTCCATTCGGTGGCCATGTCGTCCCCCGTCACGCACGAGATCGTCACCAGGTCCAACGTCGAGGATTGGGTGCACGTGCAGTCGGTGGGCTGGGGCGCCACGCCGGAGGGCACGGAGCGAATGCGCGAGGCGACCCAGTGGATCCTCGCGAAGCGCGACGAGCGCGTGGTCGACCTCGTCTTCCGCCTGAACGGCGCCCTGTACGGCGGGTGCAGCGTGGAATTCTACGGTGACTCGGCATTTCTGCTCAGCGCGGTGGTGCTGCCCGAGCACAGGGGGCGGGGGCTCATGCGCCCGGCGCTCGCGGCGATCCTTCAGCTATGCCGGGAGCGCGGGGTGTCGCACGTGACCACGCACGCGCTCCGCAACACGTCCGCGCCGATGCTCGCTCGGCTCGGCTTCGAGGACGTCTGCAATTTGTTGTATTATACTTACATGGGCGAGCGCGCCTCGGCGTGA
- a CDS encoding PPC domain-containing protein: protein MSSRNLMLCGAIALLAFAQGCGGGESSADQDGADLAEATGTGGAGGAGGAGGAGGAGGEAPAAESPVEPTEDETPAGNPVEPEENPPEEAEEAPPVQQEAVSKCYGKLEALEPNDARASAVTAPVGVTKGLVACAGDEDWFRIKVPAHTVVRVGIEMKPGGGDLDLVVYDGNGKLMGARYGEQYPYSYRAQETDSEYYGFYSEKGGAEYYVRVVGYKGATNDYSLHVDKYAYKDGASCTGAGFSLDDCIGGELKNGEGLLPFFFADPEDSFVGDGYISETFSNYRFARRELIMLVRYAIAETRKAFPGTTTLSLLDVCQKNGITPGYDVGDPRHPQSTHDTGGNIDISYFQTDGANDGEIVCGDGSEHADGYCSNAATKSHKVDLPRQAFFMSKLFSSNRTRVIGTDQVLAPLIKEAALQLAALPNGDPRKLTATEAGAFNNRMASGSGWPYHHHHIHLSLKWWTKNSARISSSSLLRAPVEEAIGEEDALPGAHPMAWPPRGEGSALVE, encoded by the coding sequence ATGAGCTCACGCAATCTGATGTTGTGCGGCGCCATCGCGCTCCTCGCCTTCGCCCAGGGTTGTGGCGGAGGGGAGAGCAGCGCGGACCAGGACGGGGCCGATCTCGCGGAAGCGACCGGCACGGGCGGCGCGGGTGGCGCAGGTGGTGCGGGTGGCGCGGGTGGCGCGGGTGGCGAGGCCCCCGCAGCCGAATCCCCCGTGGAGCCCACGGAAGACGAGACCCCTGCTGGCAATCCTGTCGAGCCCGAAGAGAACCCGCCCGAGGAGGCCGAGGAAGCGCCGCCCGTGCAGCAGGAAGCGGTCTCGAAGTGCTATGGGAAGCTCGAGGCGCTCGAGCCGAACGACGCTCGCGCATCGGCCGTGACCGCGCCCGTGGGCGTGACCAAGGGCCTCGTCGCGTGCGCCGGGGACGAGGATTGGTTCCGCATCAAGGTCCCTGCCCACACCGTGGTGCGCGTGGGCATCGAGATGAAGCCCGGCGGCGGCGACCTCGATCTCGTCGTGTACGACGGCAATGGCAAGCTGATGGGCGCGCGCTACGGCGAGCAATATCCGTATTCGTACCGCGCGCAGGAGACCGACAGCGAGTATTACGGGTTCTACTCGGAGAAGGGCGGCGCCGAGTACTACGTGCGCGTCGTCGGCTACAAGGGCGCCACGAACGACTACAGCCTGCACGTCGACAAGTACGCCTACAAGGACGGCGCGAGCTGCACGGGCGCGGGCTTCTCCCTCGACGATTGCATCGGCGGGGAGCTGAAGAACGGCGAGGGGCTCCTGCCGTTCTTCTTCGCGGATCCCGAGGATTCCTTCGTGGGCGACGGCTACATCTCCGAGACGTTCTCGAATTACCGCTTCGCGCGGCGCGAGCTCATCATGCTGGTGCGCTACGCGATCGCCGAGACGCGCAAGGCCTTCCCGGGCACGACGACGCTGTCGTTGCTCGACGTCTGCCAGAAGAACGGGATCACGCCGGGCTACGACGTCGGCGATCCGCGCCATCCGCAGAGCACGCACGACACGGGCGGCAACATCGACATCTCGTACTTCCAGACCGACGGCGCGAACGACGGCGAGATCGTCTGCGGCGACGGCTCCGAGCACGCCGACGGCTACTGCTCGAATGCGGCCACCAAATCGCACAAGGTCGATCTGCCGCGGCAGGCGTTCTTCATGTCGAAGCTCTTCAGCTCGAACAGGACGCGCGTCATCGGCACCGACCAGGTGCTCGCGCCCCTCATCAAGGAGGCGGCCCTGCAGCTCGCGGCATTGCCGAACGGCGACCCGCGCAAGCTGACGGCCACCGAGGCCGGGGCCTTCAACAATCGCATGGCCTCGGGCAGCGGGTGGCCTTACCACCACCACCACATCCACCTCAGCCTGAAGTGGTGGACGAAGAACAGCGCCCGGATCTCGTCGTCGTCGCTGCTCCGCGCGCCGGTGGAGGAGGCGATCGGCGAGGAGGACGCCCTGCCCGGCGCTCATCCCATGGCCTGGCCGCCGCGCGGCGAGGGCTCGGCGCTCGTCGAGTAG
- a CDS encoding DUF5989 family protein, translating to MNLGYRVRTLIALVGHFLHRGRYFLIPMLLVLLFAGVLLVLTGGLSYVAPFWYAIF from the coding sequence GTGAACCTGGGTTATCGCGTTCGCACCCTGATCGCGCTCGTGGGGCACTTCCTCCACCGGGGCCGCTACTTCTTGATCCCGATGCTTTTGGTCCTGCTCTTCGCGGGCGTCTTGCTCGTGCTCACGGGGGGCCTGAGCTACGTGGCGCCGTTCTGGTACGCGATCTTTTGA
- a CDS encoding radical SAM protein yields MSGTIPSSANWDMTYACQLRCTHCYSESGRRASRRLPREDMLRIADTILAMGIKNVQLSGGEPLLVEELPEIAARLAAGGVRVALYTNGLLLNDDNARAFGELFDRIHVSLDGATAAVHDRIRGRAGAFEGALRGLGCLDRAAAERKAAGKSALHYGFETVVVQSNFHQLDDLCAQIAPRFPHLGFVRFGAAVPSGLANDARYAVEELLSDAQLAALRDPALAARLRALLPASVTTMLISDLFFLMMDPERIARGQALTNLLHIEPDGAVRSMAIYEGTVGNLLHDPPWELWQRVLDRHSHPLVRRELASVESMPAWAAASRRIDWHFAAPEERARIAPRVLGEGA; encoded by the coding sequence ATGTCCGGGACCATTCCTTCGAGCGCCAACTGGGACATGACGTATGCATGCCAGCTCCGGTGCACCCATTGCTATTCCGAATCGGGGCGCCGCGCCTCCCGGAGGCTTCCGCGCGAGGACATGCTGCGCATCGCGGACACCATCCTCGCGATGGGGATCAAGAACGTCCAGCTCAGCGGCGGCGAGCCCCTGCTCGTCGAGGAGCTGCCCGAGATCGCGGCGCGGCTCGCCGCCGGGGGCGTGCGCGTCGCGCTCTACACGAATGGCCTGCTCCTGAACGACGACAATGCGCGCGCGTTCGGGGAGCTCTTCGACCGCATTCACGTGAGCCTCGACGGCGCGACGGCGGCCGTGCACGACAGAATCCGCGGCCGCGCGGGCGCGTTCGAGGGCGCGCTCCGGGGGCTCGGCTGCCTCGATCGCGCGGCGGCGGAGCGAAAGGCCGCCGGAAAGTCGGCGCTGCACTACGGTTTCGAGACCGTGGTCGTCCAGAGCAACTTCCACCAGCTCGACGACCTCTGCGCGCAGATCGCGCCGCGGTTTCCCCACCTCGGGTTCGTGCGCTTCGGCGCCGCCGTCCCCTCGGGCCTCGCGAACGATGCGCGCTATGCCGTGGAGGAGCTGCTCTCGGACGCGCAGCTCGCCGCCCTGCGCGATCCCGCGCTCGCCGCGCGCTTGAGGGCGCTCCTGCCGGCGAGCGTCACGACGATGCTCATCTCCGACCTGTTCTTTCTCATGATGGATCCAGAGCGCATCGCGCGCGGCCAGGCCCTCACCAATCTGCTGCACATCGAGCCCGACGGCGCCGTGCGCAGCATGGCCATTTACGAGGGCACGGTGGGCAACCTCCTGCACGACCCGCCCTGGGAGCTGTGGCAACGCGTCCTCGACAGGCACAGCCATCCCCTCGTGCGCCGCGAGCTCGCCTCCGTCGAGAGCATGCCCGCGTGGGCCGCCGCATCCCGGCGCATCGACTGGCATTTCGCCGCCCCCGAGGAGCGCGCCCGCATCGCCCCGCGCGTGCTCGGCGAGGGCGCCTGA
- a CDS encoding carbamoyltransferase yields MAAVLGVSGLYHDAAAALVVDGRIAAAVQEERLSRIKNDPRLPVRAMRSCLATAGLEPGDLDRIVFYEQPFVRLERVMVSLLRAWPRSIRQFPRALASMLSDKIWALDRIAEELCVPRARVVAAEHHRSHAASAFFASPFERAAVLTVDGVGEEATTVLWHGQGKELRAGERIDFPHSLGLLYAAITAWLGFEVNEGEYKVMGLAAHGEPRLLAEFERLVRLDPGGGFSLGLEYFAFESDTEIGFGPRLVSLLGPPRPPGKPFRLGAGGEDRYYADVAATLQRVTEEALLGLARRALRTTGEEDLCLAGGVALNAVANRRLLAESGARRVFVQPAAGDAGGALGAALMGAIELGDPRPPPLASAALGPALDPGEAAALAGHLGLAPERVSDPAERAAELLLEGAIVAFAEGRCELGPRALGQRSILALPDRRAVRDRINRAVKRREPFRPFAPSALADRAGAWFDGAPNDMTPFMTTVCPVRPEAQSSLAAVTHIDGTARLQTVTAASAPALFEVLSALERRGARPVVLNTSLNGPGEPIALGAADAVAFYAAHPVDALVAGDVVLRRRR; encoded by the coding sequence ATGGCCGCGGTGCTCGGTGTCTCGGGCCTGTATCACGACGCGGCTGCCGCGCTCGTGGTGGACGGCCGCATCGCCGCCGCCGTGCAGGAGGAGCGCTTGTCGCGGATCAAGAACGACCCGAGGCTGCCCGTGCGCGCCATGCGGAGCTGCCTCGCCACGGCGGGCTTGGAGCCCGGGGATCTCGATCGGATCGTCTTCTACGAGCAGCCTTTCGTGCGCCTCGAGCGCGTCATGGTCTCGCTGCTGCGCGCCTGGCCGCGGTCCATCCGCCAGTTCCCGCGCGCGCTCGCGTCGATGCTGAGCGACAAGATCTGGGCCCTCGATCGCATCGCCGAGGAGCTGTGCGTGCCGCGCGCGCGCGTGGTCGCGGCCGAGCACCACAGGAGCCACGCCGCGAGCGCCTTCTTCGCGAGCCCCTTCGAGCGCGCCGCCGTGCTCACCGTCGACGGTGTCGGCGAGGAGGCGACGACGGTGCTCTGGCACGGCCAGGGGAAGGAGCTCCGCGCGGGGGAGCGCATCGATTTTCCGCATTCGCTCGGGCTGCTCTACGCCGCGATCACCGCCTGGCTCGGCTTCGAGGTGAACGAGGGCGAATACAAGGTCATGGGCCTCGCCGCCCACGGCGAGCCGCGCCTGCTCGCCGAATTCGAGCGCCTCGTGCGCCTCGACCCGGGCGGCGGCTTCTCGCTCGGGCTCGAATACTTCGCCTTCGAGAGCGACACCGAGATCGGCTTCGGCCCGCGCCTGGTCTCGCTCCTCGGCCCGCCGAGACCCCCGGGAAAACCCTTCCGGCTCGGCGCGGGCGGGGAGGATCGGTATTACGCCGACGTGGCTGCGACCCTCCAGCGCGTCACCGAGGAGGCGCTGCTCGGGCTGGCGCGGCGCGCGCTGCGCACGACGGGGGAGGAGGATCTATGCCTCGCGGGCGGCGTCGCGCTCAATGCGGTGGCCAATCGGCGCCTGCTCGCAGAGTCGGGGGCGCGGCGCGTGTTCGTCCAGCCGGCGGCAGGCGACGCTGGCGGCGCGCTCGGCGCGGCGCTGATGGGCGCGATCGAGCTCGGCGATCCGCGCCCTCCGCCGCTCGCCTCGGCCGCGCTCGGTCCGGCCCTCGATCCGGGCGAGGCCGCAGCGCTCGCGGGGCACCTGGGCCTCGCCCCGGAGCGCGTGAGCGATCCGGCCGAGCGCGCGGCGGAGCTGTTGCTCGAGGGGGCGATCGTGGCCTTTGCCGAGGGCCGCTGCGAGCTCGGCCCGCGTGCGCTCGGGCAGCGATCGATCCTCGCATTGCCCGATCGCCGCGCCGTGCGCGATCGCATCAACCGCGCCGTCAAGCGCCGCGAGCCCTTCCGGCCCTTCGCGCCCTCGGCGCTTGCCGATCGCGCGGGCGCGTGGTTCGATGGCGCGCCGAACGACATGACCCCGTTCATGACCACGGTCTGTCCCGTGCGCCCCGAGGCGCAATCGTCGCTCGCCGCGGTCACGCACATCGACGGCACCGCGCGATTGCAGACCGTGACGGCCGCCTCCGCGCCCGCGCTCTTCGAGGTCCTGTCGGCGCTCGAGCGCCGCGGCGCGCGGCCCGTCGTGCTCAACACCTCGCTCAATGGCCCGGGCGAGCCCATTGCGCTCGGGGCGGCGGACGCGGTCGCGTTCTATGCGGCGCATCCGGTGGACGCGCTCGTCGCGGGGGACGTCGTGCTCCGGCGGAGGAGGTGA
- the fdh gene encoding formate dehydrogenase, producing MTTLSRRAFFRASTSTALGGLVGLGVDLAPAHARAEALRIKDARVHPSVCPYCAVGCGTIIHAVGDKIVNIEGDVRSPVNGGNLCPKGAAIFQLHENPNRLTKVLHRAPFATRWEEWDLERAMDRVAELVKKTRDETFVEKTPEGKTLNHTLGIFSLGGATMDNEWNHIHQKLMRGLGVVAIENQARIUHSSSVPGLGIRLGRGAATTYAGNLAESDCIVIEGSNMAECHPVAFRWVMQAKLRGATIIHVDPRFTRTSAMADIYAPIRAGSDIAFLGGLIRYVIENEKYLRDYVVHYTNASTLLREDFQDTEELAGVFSGLEPYEGDPINGFVGQYDVKSWQYAEAPPVPAKDSHGGGAEKGKADQPSPPPMASGRFDAIYQRAPRPPPQRDETLTHPRTVFQVMRRHFSRYTPDMVEQVTGCPKDVFLQIAEAITRNSTPERTTAFCYAVGWTQHTYGPQLIGTCAILQLLLGNIGRPGGGVMALRGHATIQGSTDIPTLYHSIHGYMPAPSALREHETLSDFLKGETPTGGYGANMPRFMVSYLKSMYGAAATPDNDFGYVFHPRISGDHSHLPMTMAMADGRVKGMFAMGQNPAVGAQNARLARRALAKLDWLVVKDNFETETAAFWHSSPEVKSGELKTEHIATEVFLFPSAQVGEADGSYTNTQRLVQWHEKAVDPPGDCRSDIWFTHHLGRRLKRLYEGSSARRDRGIQALTWDFAADKPEEGSRIHDEPDVRKIVREINGYEIASGRHLTNFNEIKDDGSTACASWIYCGIYPEPNKLRSASRNPEPEGGPGTHLDWGWAWPANRRILYNRASARPDGSPWSERKRYVYWDGAKWTGRDVPDFPPTKPPTARPIPGGYGLDAHGGDEPFIMKPDGRGWLFAPTGLVDGPLPTHYEPLESPVRNPLYIQQSSPVLKVWRRGDNPIVPPGDPSYPHVLTTYRLTEHHLSGVMSRWLPWLAELQPELFVELSPELAGEQGVQNLDFVRVSTPRGAIVAKALVTRRMRPLRIDGRTVHQVGLPWHWGYQGIAKGDVVNDLSAMVGDPNVSIHESKAFVCRVEKA from the coding sequence ATGACGACCCTCTCCCGACGCGCATTTTTCCGAGCCTCGACGAGCACGGCCCTCGGGGGACTCGTCGGCCTCGGCGTCGATCTCGCGCCCGCCCACGCGCGCGCCGAGGCCCTGCGCATCAAGGACGCGCGCGTCCACCCGAGCGTCTGTCCCTACTGCGCCGTGGGTTGCGGCACGATCATCCACGCTGTCGGGGACAAAATCGTCAACATCGAGGGCGATGTCCGGAGCCCGGTGAACGGCGGCAATCTATGCCCCAAGGGCGCCGCGATTTTCCAGCTTCACGAAAACCCCAATCGCCTCACCAAGGTCCTGCACCGCGCGCCTTTCGCGACGCGCTGGGAGGAGTGGGATCTCGAGCGCGCGATGGATCGCGTGGCGGAGCTGGTGAAAAAGACGCGCGACGAGACGTTCGTGGAAAAGACGCCCGAGGGCAAGACGCTCAATCACACGCTCGGCATCTTCTCGCTCGGCGGCGCGACCATGGACAACGAGTGGAATCACATCCACCAGAAGCTCATGCGCGGCCTCGGCGTCGTGGCGATCGAGAACCAGGCGCGTATATGACATAGCTCGAGCGTCCCCGGTCTGGGGATCAGGTTGGGAAGAGGCGCGGCGACGACCTACGCGGGAAACCTCGCGGAGAGCGATTGCATCGTCATCGAGGGCTCGAACATGGCCGAGTGCCACCCGGTGGCCTTCCGCTGGGTCATGCAGGCGAAGCTCCGGGGCGCGACGATCATCCACGTCGACCCGCGCTTCACCCGCACGAGCGCGATGGCGGACATCTACGCGCCGATCCGCGCAGGCAGCGACATCGCCTTCCTCGGCGGGCTCATCCGCTACGTCATCGAGAACGAGAAATACCTCCGCGATTACGTCGTTCATTACACGAACGCCTCCACGCTCCTGCGCGAGGACTTCCAGGACACCGAGGAGCTCGCCGGCGTCTTCTCGGGCCTCGAGCCCTACGAAGGCGACCCGATCAACGGTTTCGTCGGGCAATACGACGTCAAGAGCTGGCAATATGCCGAGGCGCCGCCGGTGCCCGCGAAGGATTCGCACGGGGGAGGGGCGGAGAAGGGCAAGGCCGATCAGCCGTCGCCGCCGCCCATGGCGAGCGGCCGGTTCGACGCGATCTACCAGCGCGCCCCGCGCCCGCCGCCCCAGCGCGACGAGACGCTCACCCATCCGCGCACGGTCTTCCAGGTCATGCGCCGCCATTTCAGCCGCTACACGCCCGACATGGTCGAGCAAGTGACGGGCTGCCCCAAGGACGTCTTTCTCCAGATCGCCGAGGCGATCACCCGCAATTCGACCCCCGAGCGGACCACGGCCTTCTGCTACGCCGTCGGCTGGACGCAGCACACCTATGGCCCGCAGCTCATCGGCACCTGCGCCATCTTGCAGCTCTTGCTCGGCAACATCGGCCGCCCGGGCGGCGGGGTCATGGCGCTGCGCGGGCACGCGACGATCCAGGGCTCGACCGACATTCCCACGCTCTACCATTCGATCCACGGCTACATGCCCGCCCCCTCGGCCCTGCGCGAGCACGAGACCCTTTCCGATTTTCTGAAGGGCGAGACGCCCACCGGCGGCTACGGGGCGAACATGCCCAGGTTCATGGTGAGCTACCTGAAATCGATGTATGGCGCGGCCGCCACGCCCGACAACGATTTCGGATACGTCTTCCACCCGCGCATCTCGGGCGATCATTCCCACCTGCCCATGACCATGGCCATGGCCGACGGCCGCGTGAAGGGCATGTTCGCGATGGGCCAGAACCCCGCCGTCGGCGCCCAGAACGCGCGCCTCGCCCGAAGAGCCCTCGCCAAGCTCGACTGGCTCGTCGTGAAGGACAATTTCGAGACCGAGACCGCGGCCTTCTGGCACAGCTCGCCCGAGGTGAAGAGCGGCGAGCTCAAGACCGAGCACATCGCCACCGAGGTCTTTCTCTTTCCCTCCGCGCAGGTCGGCGAGGCGGACGGCAGCTACACGAACACGCAAAGGCTCGTGCAATGGCACGAGAAGGCCGTCGATCCGCCCGGCGATTGCCGGTCCGACATCTGGTTCACCCATCACCTCGGCCGCCGCCTCAAGAGGCTCTACGAGGGCAGCTCGGCGCGCCGCGATCGCGGCATCCAGGCGCTCACCTGGGATTTCGCAGCCGACAAACCCGAAGAGGGCTCGCGCATCCACGACGAACCCGACGTGCGCAAGATCGTGCGCGAGATCAACGGCTACGAGATCGCCTCCGGCCGACACCTCACGAACTTCAACGAGATCAAGGACGACGGCTCCACCGCCTGCGCCTCGTGGATCTATTGCGGCATCTACCCCGAGCCGAACAAGCTCCGCTCGGCCAGCCGCAATCCCGAGCCCGAGGGCGGACCGGGCACGCACCTCGACTGGGGCTGGGCCTGGCCCGCGAACCGCCGCATTCTCTACAACCGCGCCTCCGCCCGCCCCGACGGCTCGCCCTGGAGCGAGCGAAAGAGATACGTCTACTGGGACGGCGCGAAATGGACGGGCCGCGACGTCCCCGATTTCCCGCCCACGAAGCCCCCGACGGCGCGGCCGATCCCGGGCGGCTACGGGCTCGACGCCCACGGCGGCGACGAGCCTTTCATCATGAAGCCGGACGGCAGGGGCTGGCTCTTCGCGCCGACGGGGCTCGTCGACGGCCCGCTTCCGACGCATTACGAGCCCCTCGAGTCGCCGGTCAGAAACCCGCTCTACATCCAGCAATCGAGCCCGGTCTTGAAGGTCTGGCGCCGCGGCGACAACCCCATCGTCCCGCCCGGCGATCCGAGCTATCCGCACGTGCTCACGACCTACCGCCTCACCGAGCACCACCTCTCGGGGGTCATGAGCCGGTGGCTGCCGTGGCTCGCGGAGCTTCAGCCCGAGCTCTTCGTCGAGCTATCGCCCGAGCTCGCGGGCGAGCAGGGGGTCCAGAACCTCGATTTCGTGCGCGTCTCGACCCCGCGCGGCGCGATCGTGGCCAAGGCCCTCGTCACGCGGCGCATGCGGCCGTTGCGCATCGACGGCCGCACCGTGCACCAGGTCGGGCTGCCGTGGCACTGGGGATATCAGGGGATCGCCAAGGGCGACGTCGTGAACGATCTCTCCGCCATGGTCGGTGATCCGAACGTATCCATTCACGAGAGCAAGGCTTTCGTTTGCCGCGTGGAGAAGGCGTGA